GCATCATCTTCATCAAAATTTACAGTTGAGATACTGAATTTTGCATTACTGTATATTTCAGCAAAGGTGGCAACTATTGCCAGAGATAACATCATTCCCACGTAAGGTGGCAAATGTGTAATGGTCTTAAAAAAAGGAACGAAAACAATAGATCCCAATCCAAGATATAACATGGTGGCACCATAGGGTGATTTGGGAATTTCCTTTTCCTCCAGATCACCTTCTATTTCTCCTTGAAAGACCTTGTAACGGAGTGCAAACAGCACCGGAACGATCATACAAACCACGGATGGGATAAATACATGTTCAATAAGCTGCCAAGCACTTACCTTATTCGCAATCCACAACATGGTTGTGGTTACATCCCCAATAGGAGACCAGGCCCCGCCCGCATTCGCTGCTATAATAATCATACCTGCAAACCACAGTCGAAGTTCCCTGTCTTTGATCACCTTCTGTAAAATTGTGACCAAAACGATGGTGGCCGTGAGGTTATCAATTATTGCCGATAAAACGAAGGCCAGGATGGAAAAAAGCCATAACAACTTCGATTTCTTCTTTGTCCGTATATACCCTTTGATGGTTGCAAAACCATCAAAATAATCGATGATTTCGACAATAGTCATCGCCCCTAGGAGGAAAACCAGTATCTCTGCCGTCTTTCCCAAATGGTGCAGGAGCATTTCGTCTATATGCGAAGGCTCCAATTCCTTGAGCTCCGTATTCACCTCAAAAACCGGCATATGTGTTAGGGCTATCAGGGCCCATAATATTGCCATCATGGCCAAAGCTGGGATGAGCTTATCAATTTTGAGATTGTGTTCCAGAGTTATGGCCAGATACCCGGCTAAAAAGACAATGATGATAATGGTTTCCATATCAAATTGGTTTTAAAGGAGTTGTTTTAGTGCTATTTCAAAAGCCGTTTTGCTTATGTTGGTCTTAGTGTGATTTTGTTTAAAGATATTCAAAATTGCTTTTCTTATCACATCAGACGTATCATTAAATATCAATTCGTCATCCATTGCCACTCTTCCTTCCATAAAATAAGCAAAAACCCGTGCCATACCACAATTTGAAATAAAATCGGGGATAAGGCTTACCTTCTCATCCGTGTGCTCCATAATAGGGCCAAAAAATATCTCTTTGTCGGCAAACGGAACGTTGGCCCCGCAAGAAATAACTTCCAGACCTGTGTCGATCATTTGTGTGATCTGATCTCTGGTGATCAGGCGAGAAGCTGCACACGGGGCGAATATCTCAGTGGGCAGACTCCAAATTCGTTTGTTCATTTCTTCAAATGGAATCATTCTGTCGGCATCTGCGATTAGTGTATTGCCTTTTTTGTGCAAGAAGAACTCTTTAATCTGGTCAAAAGAAAATCCATCTTCCTTGATCACTCCTCCCTCACGATCTATAATTCCAACTACTTTTGCTCCCATCTGGGCCAGGTAAAAAGCAGCGGCAGCGCCAACATTCCCAAATCCCTGAACTACTGCTTTCTTACCGATAACAGAACCTCCGTAGATATCATAGTAATGCTTGATAGCCTCAGCAACACCAAATCCGGTGATCATGTCGGCTACCGTATATTTTTTAGAGGTGTCAGGAGAATACACCGGACTCTCCAGAACTTTAATTACCCCAAGACGAAGTTGCCCTATCCGATTGATTTTATCAGCCTCAGTAGGTTTAAAATGGCCGTTAAAGACACCTTCCTGGGGGTGCCAAACTCCGGCGTCTTCAGTAATTGGGATCACTTCGTGTATTTCATCTACATTAAGATCACCTCCGGTACCGTAGTAGCTTTTTAACAAGGGAGAAACAGCACGGTACCAACGCTCTAGAACCCCTTTTTTTCTCGGGTCATTTGGATTGAAATTAATACCCGATTTAGCCCCGCCTATCGGAGGACCGGAAACGGTAAACTTTACTTCCATTGTTTTTGCCAGGGATAGTACCTCATTCATGTCGAGGCCTTCTCTCATCCGGGTACCTCCACCTGCCGCTCCACCGCGGAGTGAATTGATAACGGTCCAACCTTCGGCTTCTGTTTCCGGGTCTTTCCAATTAAATACTATTTCGGGAGCTCTATTTTCGTACTTCTTTAAAAGATCTTTCATTAAAAATCAAGGATTAAATTATGAGTCGTGTTATTTTTACTTCAGGAGCCTTCTGAAAAGGCCCGTCATCCGATTTAAGCTAATGTTGTCTCATAATACACTGTGGTAGTTTATCCTTTATTATCTACATCCAACAAATATAAAAATATTGCCCGGGTATAAAATAATAATATCAAATCGTTCAGATCCCAAATGTTTTTTTGTTGAGAGATTCTCAAATTGACTATATAATCATTGAATAATATCTAATCTAGATGTATATTTGTAAGCCTTTTTTAACAATATAATAAGTAGTATGGATTTCACGCTTTCCGAAGAACAGTTGATGATACAGCAGGCTGCGCGCGACTTTGCACAGCAAGAATTACTTCCCGGTGTCATCGAAAGAGACGAAGAACAAAAATTTCCTTCAACTCAGGTAAAAATGATGGGTGAACTCGGTTTTATGGGGATGATGGTTGATCCGCAATACGGGGGAAGTGGACTCGACACCCTATCTTATGTCCTGGTTATGGAGGAACTCTCTAAGATTGATGCGTCAGCATCGGTCATTGTTTCCGTAAACAATTCACTTGTTTGCTGGGGACTGGAAACATTTGGAACAGAAGAACAGAAAAAAAAATACCTCACTAGGCTGGCCACAGGGGAAATCATTGGGGCATTTTGCCTCTCTGAACCCGAAGCAGGCAGCGATGCCACATCTCAAAAGACCACTGCCATCGATAAAGGTGATCACTACATCCTTAACGGCACCAAGAATTGGATCACCAATGGGAATTCTGCAGACGTATACCTTGTAATAGCACAGACCGATAGGGCGAAAGCTCATAAAGGCATCAATGCCTTGATCGTTGAGAAGGGCATGGATGGATTTGAGATTGGTCCTAAAGAAAATAAATTGGGAATTCGCGGTAGTGATACCCACTCATTAAATTTCAATGATGTAAAAGTTCCCAAGGAAAACCGCATTGGAGAGGACGGATTTGGTTTTAAGTTCGCCATGAAAACCCTGGCCGGAGGCCGAATCGGAATTGCAGCACAGGCTCTGGGCATAGCCGCCGGGGCTTATGAAATGGCTAAAAAGTACTCCAAAGAAAGAAAAGCATTTGGTACTGAAATTATGAACCACCAGGCAATCGCATTTAAATTAGCCGATATGCACACTCAAATTGAGGCCGCGCGATTCCTGGTTTACAAAGCCGCTTGCGATAAGGATAACAATGAGAACTACGACCTTTCCGGAGCCATGGCAAAACTCTATGCTTCACAGGTGGCCATGGAGACTACAGTAGAGGCAGTACAAATCCATGGCGGTAACGGTTTTGTTAAGGACTATCACGTAGAACGGCTTATGAGAGATGCTAAAATTACGCAGATCTACGAAGGGACATCCGAAATTCAAAAGATTGTGATTTCACGCAGTATACTCCGAGATTAATAGCAGTATACTATTTCTATTTTACCGTAAATCGTTTTGCTATAAAAGGGCCCTAGTCAGGGTCTTTTTTCTTATTTCGCGATTGTGAAAAAATCATAAAAACAAGCTATAATATTGATTTTTGCATTTTTTTCAATGAAAAATTATATACGTTGTATTTCTTCTCTGAATTGAAGGGTAACCTTATATGATTCTTAGTGATTTTGGTACTTTTAGCAAAATACACTAAAGAGATGTTGAAGAAGCAAGGATTGTATTTACCGGAGTTTGAACACGATAATTGTGGCGCCGGTTTTATCTGTAGCCTGAAAGGAAAAAAATCGAATGATATTATCCACAAAGCTCTGGAGATTCTGGATAAGCTGGAACACAGGGGGGCAGTAAGTGCGGATGGAAAAACCGGAGATGGCGCAGGAATACTTATAGATATTCCACATCAGTTTTTTAAAGAGGTATGTAATTTTGAATTACCCGAGCCCGGAGAGTATGCTACGGGAAATGTGTTCCTTCCTAAAAAAGAAAATCAGCGTGCATTTTGTATTTCTGTTCTTGAATCTGAGATCGAAAGACAAGGTATGCAATTACTGGGTTGGCGAGATGTTCCGGTGAACAGAGGCGTACCCGGGAGAATGGCTTCTGAAACTGAGCCTTATGTAATGCAGATCTTTGTTGGTAAAAGCTCTGATAAGGAAGATATTACCACATTTAATCAAAAATTATTTATCGCCCGTAAGGTCACTGAACATACCTTGATCAACTCTAAACTTTCTGAAAGTAAGTTTTTCTATGTCCCTAGCCTGTCTACAAAAATTATCATCTTCAAAGGGCTTCTGATGCCCCAGGATATAAAGTTGTATTACAAGGACCTGATGGATTCCAGAGTGGTAACAAGACTGGCTTTGGTTCATCAGCGTTTTTCCACAAATACCTTTCCTACCTGGGATCTCGCACAACCCTTCAGGTACATGTGTCACAATGGAGAAATTAATACCCTGAGAGGAAACGTAACGAGGATGGCTTCCAGAGAGGCTTTGTTAGAAAGTCCCTTTTTTGGACCTGAAATTAAAAAAATACTGCCCATCATACTTCCCGGAAAATCGGATTCTGCCACGATGGATATGGTGGTTGAACTGTTATTAATGACAGGCAGGTCACTACCTGAAGTAATGATGATGCTGGTTCCCGAAGCCTGGGAAAAAAATACTGAGATGTCTGAAGCCAAAAAGGCATTCTACGAATATAATTCTTGTGTAATGGAACCCTGGGACGGGCCTGCTTCAATACCATTTACTGATGGCAATTATATAGGCGCAGTTTTAGACAGAAATGGACTGAGGCCATCGAGGTATTCGGTGACCAAGGATGATTACGTAATTATGTCCTCAGAAACCGGAGTTCTCGACATTGCTCCGGAAAATATAGAGTATCACGGACGTTTGGAGCCTGGGAGAATGTTTCTTGTAAACATGGAAGAGGGAAGAATAGTGAATGATACGGAAATAAAAGAAGAGATCGCAAGCAGACATCCCTATAAAGAGTGGCTTGACAAAAATTTAGTGCATCTCCGAGACATTCCCTATAACGACTGTCCCTTGTTTCTAGGGGAAGAAACGGTGGAAACAAGGAAAGCAATATTCGGTTACACCTTAGAGGATATCAATACGATTATCCTTCCTATGGGTAAAAATGCCAAGGAGCCTATTGGTTCTATGGGATCAGATACCCCAATTGCTGTATTATCAGAGCGCCCTCAGCTACTCTATAATTATTTTAAGCAGTTGTTTGCTCAGGTAACTAATCCACCTTTGGATGGTATTCGCGAAGAACTCATCACAGATATCAGCCTTACCCTGGGAACTGACCGTAATATTTTTGATATTACAGAGCTGCATTGTCGTAAACTCAAAATTCAGAATCCTGTCATCTCAAAAGAA
This DNA window, taken from Muriicola soli, encodes the following:
- the nhaD gene encoding sodium:proton antiporter NhaD: METIIIIVFLAGYLAITLEHNLKIDKLIPALAMMAILWALIALTHMPVFEVNTELKELEPSHIDEMLLHHLGKTAEILVFLLGAMTIVEIIDYFDGFATIKGYIRTKKKSKLLWLFSILAFVLSAIIDNLTATIVLVTILQKVIKDRELRLWFAGMIIIAANAGGAWSPIGDVTTTMLWIANKVSAWQLIEHVFIPSVVCMIVPVLFALRYKVFQGEIEGDLEEKEIPKSPYGATMLYLGLGSIVFVPFFKTITHLPPYVGMMLSLAIVATFAEIYSNAKFSISTVNFDEDDASHHSPVHSSLSKIELPSILFFLGILLAVAALESLGMLFEFAETLDKTMPMLGTESANIVVSDLVVVILGVGSAVIGNVPLVAASMGMFSVPVDDPVWHFIAYSAGTGGSMLIIGSAAGVVAMGMEKIDFFWYFRKIAWLALVGFVGGAITFVLMRNLVLNA
- a CDS encoding Glu/Leu/Phe/Val dehydrogenase dimerization domain-containing protein, whose amino-acid sequence is MKDLLKKYENRAPEIVFNWKDPETEAEGWTVINSLRGGAAGGGTRMREGLDMNEVLSLAKTMEVKFTVSGPPIGGAKSGINFNPNDPRKKGVLERWYRAVSPLLKSYYGTGGDLNVDEIHEVIPITEDAGVWHPQEGVFNGHFKPTEADKINRIGQLRLGVIKVLESPVYSPDTSKKYTVADMITGFGVAEAIKHYYDIYGGSVIGKKAVVQGFGNVGAAAAFYLAQMGAKVVGIIDREGGVIKEDGFSFDQIKEFFLHKKGNTLIADADRMIPFEEMNKRIWSLPTEIFAPCAASRLITRDQITQMIDTGLEVISCGANVPFADKEIFFGPIMEHTDEKVSLIPDFISNCGMARVFAYFMEGRVAMDDELIFNDTSDVIRKAILNIFKQNHTKTNISKTAFEIALKQLL
- a CDS encoding acyl-CoA dehydrogenase, which encodes MDFTLSEEQLMIQQAARDFAQQELLPGVIERDEEQKFPSTQVKMMGELGFMGMMVDPQYGGSGLDTLSYVLVMEELSKIDASASVIVSVNNSLVCWGLETFGTEEQKKKYLTRLATGEIIGAFCLSEPEAGSDATSQKTTAIDKGDHYILNGTKNWITNGNSADVYLVIAQTDRAKAHKGINALIVEKGMDGFEIGPKENKLGIRGSDTHSLNFNDVKVPKENRIGEDGFGFKFAMKTLAGGRIGIAAQALGIAAGAYEMAKKYSKERKAFGTEIMNHQAIAFKLADMHTQIEAARFLVYKAACDKDNNENYDLSGAMAKLYASQVAMETTVEAVQIHGGNGFVKDYHVERLMRDAKITQIYEGTSEIQKIVISRSILRD